A genomic segment from Nicotiana sylvestris chromosome 1, ASM39365v2, whole genome shotgun sequence encodes:
- the LOC104217908 gene encoding B-box zinc finger protein 19, whose product MRTLCDVCESAAAILFCAADEACLCRACDEKVHMCNKLASRHVRVGLADPSKIQRCDICENAPAFFYCEIDGSSLCLQCDMIVHVGGKRTHGRYLLIRQRIEFPGDKLGPSNELGLPSTEQGDVRREPAQPFTLPMIENHQSNRETAKAGLENNVNSSVKMENELIDLNSRPQRMHGQSSNNQEQGMDMLSGSNHESVSVVPDGPFKREPEK is encoded by the exons ATGAGAACCCTTTGTGATGTTTGTGAAAGTGCTGCTGCTATACTATTTTGTGCTGCTGATGAGGCTTGTCTTTGTCGTGCTTGTGATGAGAAG GTCCATATGTGCAACAAGCTTGCAAGTCGACATGTACGGGTTGGGCTTGCTGACCCCAGTAAAATCCAACGTTGTGACATATGTGAAAATGCACCTG CTTTCTTTTATTGTGAGATCGATGGAAGTTCCCTTTGTTTGCAATGTGATATGATTGTCCATGTTGGAGGTAAAAGAACCCATGGAAGATATCTCCTTATAAGGCAGAGAATTGAG TTTCCAGGGGATAAATTGGGCCCTTCAAATGAACTAGGATTGCCATCTACTGAACAAGGTGATGTAAGGAGGGAGCCAGCACAGCCCTTTACGCTCCCTATGATAGAAAACCACCAATCAAACAGGGAAACTGCTAAGGCAGGGCTAGAAAATAATGTGAATAGTAGCGTGAAAATGGAGAATGAGTTGATTGACCTTAATTCCAGACCTCAAAGGATGCACGGTCAATCGTCAAATAATCAG GAACAAGGAATGGACATGCTTAGTGGCAGCAATCATGAGTCAGTCAGCGTTGTTCCTGATGGACCCTTCAAAAGAGAGCCAGAGAAGTGA